tgcaacacacgtttacgtcgactgtcgcatatatgtgtctcaggttgagttgaggggatctatgaggacagggccaatttgaattgtctgtccatcaagatggtggcatagtatcaagcctcttaaccaagtactccacagttagaatggtaccacattgtgaagtagaataTAAGCTCATGCGTTGTAttgcattgcatttacttgtgaatgttttgttgtgattaataggtatcgtgtgtgataataatttctcttagattatttgatgttatagtgaaatgcattgattttacgtgagtggttttaactttataatgtgatgtttttccttgaagaatgtttgtgttatgatacagtgtattatgattgtttgcgtgttctgcttacttatattatactattaacatgatttcaaaactcacctccttctttatttgtgtttgattggCTTGGCCTTGCGTTTTTCAAATCgaagttattacaggttaatgagtcttgaagttcaaatttGGAAGAAACCCTGCTCTAATAGGTGATGCCGGaaatttagagttgtaatttatgttttagttatgtaattacaaatgactttttatatgaaaaacttagtactagtaagtttttggaattaaattaagtaattatacttaaaaaacaagtttattgagattacactatttaaTAGGAGAAACAAAGTTAAAAGtgttccttttaatttttgagcAATGTGAtatccaaaattatttataaaagtttttattttcttggaaacatattttctttatcggCTGCGTatgtaattcaaaaaatataatataaattattatatatgtaattttgGAGTTTAAGGTGTCACGCTATTTTTCTTAgagaatgaaataaatatttaatatatgtttaaaagcaatgtaaattgaaatttaagaAGATGAAAAGGTAAACggtttagaagaaaaaatataatagggAGAGAAACATgtgtttttaaaattgagaaGTATTCCTCTTATTTATGAAGATAAACAAATGTGTAACACATTATCAATTACTTATTCCACTGATAGCAAACTAAACCCCGTTTACGTAGAATACATGGTTTATCTTGCGATATAAACCACCTGCAACTTTCACAACGATCTCTACCTTGAATGAATACGTCATACCATTTCAATTCACCACCATCCCACTTAAAGGAACAATAGAATTGTGTTCTAccaataaaactattttcaaaaaaCCAATGAAAGTGTTCATCAAACTTAAGAACACGAACTCCAAGATCATCATCAGCAGATTTGCAGTGAACGGTTAAGTCCTTACCGGTTTCCAATCTATTAGTAATACTCACAGATCTTCCAAGAACATTGTCTTCGAATAGCAACGTCAACGcacatataaaaagaaatttttggataaataaagCCATTGCACATTCAATTAAACTCTTCTTTGAAACTGGATAATCTTTAAtctatgaaatttaaaataattgattcaagaaaatcatatatttatagaaGGACTTTAGGAAAAAATCANNNNNNNNNNNNNNNNNNNNNNNNNNNNNNNNNNNNNNNNNNNNNNNNNNNNNNNNNNNNNNNNNNNNNNNNNNNNNNNNNNNNNNNNNNNNNNNNNNNNNNNNNNNNNNNNNNNNNNNNNNNNNNNNNNNNNNNNNNNNNNNNNNNNNNNNNNNNNNNNNNNNNNNNNNNNNNNNNNNNNNNNNNNNNNNNNNNNNNNNNNNNNNNNNNNNNNNNNNNNNNNNNNNNNNNNNNNNNNNNNNNNNNNNNNNNNNNNNNNNNNNNNNNNNNNNNNNNNNNNNNNNNNNNNNNNNNNNNNNNNNNNNNNNNNNNNNNNNNNNNNNNNNNNNNNNNNNNNNNNNNNNNNNNNNNNNNNNNNNNNNNNNNNNNNNNNNNNNNNNNNNNNNNNNNNNNNNNNNNNNNNNNNNNNNNNNNNNNNNNNNNNNNNNNNNNNNNNNNNNNNNNNNNNNNNNNNNNNNNNNNNNNNNNNNNNNNNNNNNNNNNNNNNNNNNNNNNNNNNNNNNNNNNNNNNNNNNNNNNNNNNNNNNNNNNNNNNNNNNNNNNNNNNNNNNNNNNNNNNNNNNNNNNNNNNNNNNNNNNNNNNNNNNNNNNNNNNNNNNNNNNNNNNNNNNNNNNNNNNNNNNNNNNNNNNNNNNNNNNNNNNNNNNNNNNNNNNNNNNNNNNNNNNNNNNNNNNNNNNNNNNNNNNNNNNNNNNNNNNNNNNNNNNNNNNNNNNNNNNNNNNNNNNNNNNNNNNNNNNNNNNNNNNNNNNNNNNNNNNNNNNNNNNNNNNNNNNNNNNNNNNNNNNNNNNNNNNNNNNNNNNNNNNNNNNNNNNNNNNNNNNNNNNNNNNNNNNNNNNNNNNNNNNNNNNNNNNNNNNNNNNNNNNNNNNNNNNNNNNNNNNNNNNNNNNNNNNNNNNNNNNNNNNNNNNNNNNNNNNNNNNNNNNNNNNNNNNNNNNNNNNNNNNNNNNNNNNNNNNNNNNNNNNNNNNNNNNNNNNNNNNNNNNNNNNNNNNNNNNNNNNNNNNNNNNNNNNNNNNNNNNNNNNNNNNNNNNNNNNNNNNNNNNNNNNNNNNNNNNNNNNNNNNNNNNNNNNNNNNNNNNNNNNNNNNNNNNNNNNNNNNNNNNNNNNNNNNNNNNNNNNNNNNNNNNNNNNNNNNNNNNNNNNNTTCATCTAAATGCTTAATCCATAGAGACTTATGTAGTaattagacaaactacattaCCTAAGAATCAAAAGGGATGAGAATAAACCTTTTAAAgaacaaaataacctaaattctTAATTCATTGAGATTTATGCATTTATTGGACGATCTACACTGCCTAAGAACCAAAGTGggttaaaataaaacacaaaaatgacctaaaatattaatgccttgagacttatgcacttattggacgaaccaTGTTgcctaagaatcaaaatggattacAATAAATGTATTATATACCAAAAACAACTAAAATCTCATTGATACAAGTGCACTTAATAGACGAACTATAATGACTAAGGACATAAAATCTTAATCAGTTGAGACCTACGCagttattggacgaactacatttgcttaaaaataaaaatggatttATAATAAACctaatatagaaaaaataaattgacctaaattcttaatccattgagacttatgcactaaTTTGACAAACTACGTTCCCTAAGAATCAAAA
This region of Cicer arietinum cultivar CDC Frontier isolate Library 1 chromosome 8, Cicar.CDCFrontier_v2.0, whole genome shotgun sequence genomic DNA includes:
- the LOC101501675 gene encoding S-protein homolog 5-like, whose amino-acid sequence is MALFIQKFLFICALTLLFEDNVLGRSVSITNRLETGKDLTVHCKSADDDLGVRVLKFDEHFHWFFENSFIGRTQFYCSFKWDGGELKWYDVFIQGRDRCESCRWFISQDKPCILRKRGLVCYQWNK